One Solanum lycopersicum chromosome 2, SLM_r2.1 genomic region harbors:
- the LOC101245126 gene encoding uncharacterized protein, producing the protein MEMNRGIKDPACVRSHHRKNYRSKSAHRLCTLLRRIAATNSPGQYVRPKPTNLKSIFAADQSAQVACHSNGKRGADSDGFVANFVESEQIIQLKGYTISLFRGSIPLLWNQIVDLTYKYKFEMVRIVEAP; encoded by the exons ATGGAGATGAATAGAGgaataaa AGACCCTGCGTGTGTTAGAAGCCACCACCGTAAAAATTACAGAAGCAAAAGCGCTCACCGCCTTTGTACGCTACTCCGCCGGATCGCTGCCACTAACTCTCCCGGCCAGTATGTCCGACCAAAACCCACAAACCTTAAATCAATTTTCGCCGCCGATCAATCTGCCCAAGTAGCTTG CCACTCGAATGGGAAAAGAGGGGCTGATTCTGATGGATTTGTTGCAAATTTTGTGGAAAGCGAGCAAATTATCCAGTTGAAAGGGTATACAATATCATTGTTCAG AGGGTCAATTCCATTACTATGGAATCAGATTGTTGATTTGACATATAAGTACAAGTTTGAGATGGTGAGAATTGTAGAAGCA CCTTGA
- the LOC101255157 gene encoding ubiquitin domain-containing protein DSK2b isoform X1 → MGGGDTSAAAAKEDNENNATGDQKVIINVRCSNGSKFTVQVALDSSVGSFKSTLAQHSDIPAEQQRLIYKGRILKDEQTLTSYGLEADHTVHLVRGFAPAAAVNTASAVNTGNPNANQNAPSDAAPNVGGPFSGSGLGASLFPGLGSGGGLLGAGLPDFEQVQQQLTQNPNMMRDMLNMPLVQNLMNNPEIIRNMIMNNPQMREIMDRNPELAHVLNDPATLRQTMEAARNPELMREMMRNTDRAMSNIESSPEGFNMLRRMYENVQEPLLNATTMGGDARSDVGSNPFAALLGAQGTGQGRNQSTNPPTTGSEATANTPAPNTNPLPNPWASAGTGAGQTNTTARSNTAGETRAPPPAGLGGLALPDLEGMLGGMPDAASLNQMMQNPAVSQMMQSLLSNPQYMNQMLGTNPQLRNMLDSNSHLREMMQNPEFIRQMTSPETMQQLMTLQQGLLSQLGRQPTNQPGQNVGGAGKFYALEYLNSKPLNAMLSVECVAPDNNMGMEMLMNMFGGLGSGGLGGVPNRSNVPPEELYATQLAQLQDMGFFDTQENIRALVATAGNVHAAVERLLGNLGQ, encoded by the exons ATGGGCGGCGGTGATACTAGTGCTGCGGCGGCAAAAGAGGATAACGAGAATAACGCCACCGGCGATCAAAAAGTTATAATCAATGTCCGATGTTCCAACGGCTCCAAATTTACCGTTCAGGTGGCTCTAGACTCAAGTGTTGGATCCTTCAAGTCCACCCTTGCTCAGCACTCCGACATTCCAGCCGAGCAGCAGAGATTGATCTATAAAGGCCGGATCTTAAAGGACGAGCAAACCCTAACAAGCTACG GTCTTGAGGCAGATCATACCGTCCATTTGGTTCGAGGTTTTGCACCAGCTGCCGCTGTTAATACTGCAAGTGCAGTCAATACTGGAAATCCAAATGCTAATCAGAATGCACCCTCTGATGCCGCTCCAAATGTAGGTGGACCATTTTCCGGTTCGGGCCTTGGTGCTTCATTGTTTCCTGGTCTTGGAAGTGGTGGTGGTCTACTTGGAGCTGGCCTTCCGGATTTCGAGCAGGTCCAGCAGCAGTTAACCCAAAACCCCAATATGATGAGAGACATGCTGAATATGCCTCTCGTTCAGAATTTAATGAATAACCCAGAAATCATCCGTAACATGATTATGAACAATCCTCAAATGCGAGAGATCATGGATCGCAATCCAGAGCTTGCCCACGTTCTTAATGATCCTGCTACTCTTCGTCAGACAATGGAGGCTGCACGAAACCCTGAACTTATGCGTGAGATGATGCGTAATACTGACAGGGCAATGAGCAATATTGAATCTTCCCCCGAGGGATTTAACATGCTGAGGCGCATGTATGAAAATGTCCAAGAGCCTCTCCTAAATGCAACAACTATGGGTGGAGATGCAAGAAGTGATGTGGGTTCAAACCCGTTCGCAGCTCTTTTGGGGGCCCAGGGTACGGGGCAAGGCAGAAACCAGTCAACTAATCCTCCAACTACTGGTTCTGAGGCTACTGCTAACACACCTGCTCCAAATACTAATCCACTTCCTAATCCTTGGGCTTCGGCTGGCA CTGGAGCTGGCCAAACTAATACCACTGCTAGGTCAAACACTGCTGGGGAAACCAGGGCACCACCGCCTGCTGGCTTAGGTGGACTTGCACTCCCAGATCTTGAGGGAATGCTGGGTGGCATGCCAGATGCTGCTTCACTAAATCAGATGATGCAAAACCCAGCCGTCTCACAGATGATGCAGTCTCTCCTCTCAAATCCTCAATACATGAACCAG ATGCTTGGGACGAACCCACAGCTAAGAAATATGCTTGATTCCAACTCCCATCTTCGAGAAATGATGCAAAACCCTGAATTTATTCGGCAGATGACTTCCCCCGAGACAATGCAG CAACTTATGACTTTGCAGCAAGGGCTTTTGTCTCAACTTGGTCGACAACCAACGAACCA ACCGGGTCAGAATGTGGGAGGTGCAGGTAAATTTTATGCCCTCGAATACCTCAATTCCAAACCCCTAAATGCAATGTTATCAGTGGAGTGTGTAG CCCCTGACAACAACATGGGAATGGAAATGCTGATGAATATGTTTGGTGGACTTGGGTCAGGGGGTTTGGGTGGTGTCCCCAACAGATCCAATG TGCCTCCGGAGGAATTATATGCGACTCAGCTAGCACAGTTGCAAGATATGGGTTTCTTTGATACTCAAGAAAATATCAGAGCATTGGTTGCTACTGCAGGCAATGTTCATGCCGCAGTAGAGAGACTTCTTGGAAATCTTGGACAGTAA
- the LOC101255157 gene encoding ubiquitin domain-containing protein DSK2b isoform X2, with protein MGGGDTSAAAAKEDNENNATGDQKVIINVRCSNGSKFTVQVALDSSVGSFKSTLAQHSDIPAEQQRLIYKGRILKDEQTLTSYGLEADHTVHLVRGFAPAAAVNTASAVNTGNPNANQNAPSDAAPNVGGPFSGSGLGASLFPGLGSGGGLLGAGLPDFEQVQQQLTQNPNMMRDMLNMPLVQNLMNNPEIIRNMIMNNPQMREIMDRNPELAHVLNDPATLRQTMEAARNPELMREMMRNTDRAMSNIESSPEGFNMLRRMYENVQEPLLNATTMGGDARSDVGSNPFAALLGAQGTGQGRNQSTNPPTTGSEATANTPAPNTNPLPNPWASAGTGAGQTNTTARSNTAGETRAPPPAGLGGLALPDLEGMLGGMPDAASLNQMMQNPAVSQMMQSLLSNPQYMNQMLGTNPQLRNMLDSNSHLREMMQNPEFIRQMTSPETMQQLMTLQQGLLSQLGRQPTNQPGQNVGGAAPDNNMGMEMLMNMFGGLGSGGLGGVPNRSNVPPEELYATQLAQLQDMGFFDTQENIRALVATAGNVHAAVERLLGNLGQ; from the exons ATGGGCGGCGGTGATACTAGTGCTGCGGCGGCAAAAGAGGATAACGAGAATAACGCCACCGGCGATCAAAAAGTTATAATCAATGTCCGATGTTCCAACGGCTCCAAATTTACCGTTCAGGTGGCTCTAGACTCAAGTGTTGGATCCTTCAAGTCCACCCTTGCTCAGCACTCCGACATTCCAGCCGAGCAGCAGAGATTGATCTATAAAGGCCGGATCTTAAAGGACGAGCAAACCCTAACAAGCTACG GTCTTGAGGCAGATCATACCGTCCATTTGGTTCGAGGTTTTGCACCAGCTGCCGCTGTTAATACTGCAAGTGCAGTCAATACTGGAAATCCAAATGCTAATCAGAATGCACCCTCTGATGCCGCTCCAAATGTAGGTGGACCATTTTCCGGTTCGGGCCTTGGTGCTTCATTGTTTCCTGGTCTTGGAAGTGGTGGTGGTCTACTTGGAGCTGGCCTTCCGGATTTCGAGCAGGTCCAGCAGCAGTTAACCCAAAACCCCAATATGATGAGAGACATGCTGAATATGCCTCTCGTTCAGAATTTAATGAATAACCCAGAAATCATCCGTAACATGATTATGAACAATCCTCAAATGCGAGAGATCATGGATCGCAATCCAGAGCTTGCCCACGTTCTTAATGATCCTGCTACTCTTCGTCAGACAATGGAGGCTGCACGAAACCCTGAACTTATGCGTGAGATGATGCGTAATACTGACAGGGCAATGAGCAATATTGAATCTTCCCCCGAGGGATTTAACATGCTGAGGCGCATGTATGAAAATGTCCAAGAGCCTCTCCTAAATGCAACAACTATGGGTGGAGATGCAAGAAGTGATGTGGGTTCAAACCCGTTCGCAGCTCTTTTGGGGGCCCAGGGTACGGGGCAAGGCAGAAACCAGTCAACTAATCCTCCAACTACTGGTTCTGAGGCTACTGCTAACACACCTGCTCCAAATACTAATCCACTTCCTAATCCTTGGGCTTCGGCTGGCA CTGGAGCTGGCCAAACTAATACCACTGCTAGGTCAAACACTGCTGGGGAAACCAGGGCACCACCGCCTGCTGGCTTAGGTGGACTTGCACTCCCAGATCTTGAGGGAATGCTGGGTGGCATGCCAGATGCTGCTTCACTAAATCAGATGATGCAAAACCCAGCCGTCTCACAGATGATGCAGTCTCTCCTCTCAAATCCTCAATACATGAACCAG ATGCTTGGGACGAACCCACAGCTAAGAAATATGCTTGATTCCAACTCCCATCTTCGAGAAATGATGCAAAACCCTGAATTTATTCGGCAGATGACTTCCCCCGAGACAATGCAG CAACTTATGACTTTGCAGCAAGGGCTTTTGTCTCAACTTGGTCGACAACCAACGAACCA ACCGGGTCAGAATGTGGGAGGTGCAG CCCCTGACAACAACATGGGAATGGAAATGCTGATGAATATGTTTGGTGGACTTGGGTCAGGGGGTTTGGGTGGTGTCCCCAACAGATCCAATG TGCCTCCGGAGGAATTATATGCGACTCAGCTAGCACAGTTGCAAGATATGGGTTTCTTTGATACTCAAGAAAATATCAGAGCATTGGTTGCTACTGCAGGCAATGTTCATGCCGCAGTAGAGAGACTTCTTGGAAATCTTGGACAGTAA